The Verrucomicrobiota bacterium genomic sequence CCTCCAGAGTTGATTCAAGGTTGAAGAAACCAACGTCCATTGCTTCTTCTGCTGGCGGAGCAACTTTCGCCCCTCCGGTTGCAGCGAGTAATACTTTCGTTTGCGACCGGACTCGGATTTTGTCCAGCGACTGCTCACCAGACGCTGGTCTTCGAGCCAGTGCAAAACGGGATACAGCATGCCGTCGGTCCACGCGATTTGTCCGCCAGACAGATCCTTGACGCGCTGAATGATTGCATAGCCGTAACTCTCGCCTTCGGAAAGAATCGAGAGCACCAGCGCCACCGAGGAAGCGGCCACCAATTCCTTTTCAAGTTTCATGGCCCCAGAACATACATTGCACTGCAATGTATGTCAAGGAGAACCGCGCGGCTGCGCGGCTGCGATGTCGATTCGCCGACGGTGGGGCGACGCTCCTGTGGAGCTTTTCTTCGATGGCATTGGCTTGGCAGGAGCTTCGCCCCATCTTAGAGCGTGTCCGAAAATTCCGCGGGGTCCTGTTTTCGCGCCAAAGGCCGGATGGCGAGGCGCAACGAAGGAGAATATCCTCCCTGGATCTTCGACTGAGGAGCAACGAAGCCAGGCGGCCTTTGGCGCGAAAACCCTCCGGGCGGCGGGTCTTTTGTCCGTGGCCTGCGTTGGCTCGGTCCTTACAGCCCGCGTTGGGGATGCTCGGACCTCGCCGCCTTGGCCACAGCCAAAATCCCTCGCCGCAGGACCCCGCGCAATTTTCGGACACGCTCTCAGGGTCTGTGCAAAAATAAATTCCGGTTTTGCTGGAGGCGATTTCGCTTTCTGGCGAGGCACGACGAAGGAGCATAGCCAGGGCTCTGCGACTGAGGAGAAACGAAGCCAGAAAGCGAAATCGCCCC encodes the following:
- a CDS encoding helix-turn-helix transcriptional regulator: MKLEKELVAASSVALVLSILSEGESYGYAIIQRVKDLSGGQIAWTDGMLYPVLHWLEDQRLVSSRWTKSESGRKRKYYSLQPEGRKLLRQQKKQWTLVSSTLNQLWRPNHA